A region of the Vigna unguiculata cultivar IT97K-499-35 chromosome 9, ASM411807v1, whole genome shotgun sequence genome:
TGTACTCGAGACGATGagtatgaatattttattaataaataaaattccgAACTTTAATTAGGAAAATCATAATTGTTCTTAAAAcactttcttttttactttatttttatgttttctaaattttttaagaatttattcatCATTTCGTAAATCAAAACACACCTTAGGAATCTTGGTGAATAACAGAATTAAGTCTGACTAATTGGAATTTCTTTTAGATTAGAGtaaatttctctttattttttttcttaaattgatTTTGAGAAATTTGGCATGCattaagattaaaatttttGCATGTAGTTTTTCTAGGACAAGTCAAATTTTCATTCAGAAGAGTTTTGCTCAAATCGCTGAAAgtagtatattatatatatatatatatatatatatatatatatatatatatatatatatatatatataaatggtatgtataatatcattttcaaaagtAAATATTGAAAAGGTAGTTGGTTGGGGGCAGACGTGATTTGACGATGCAATGCCTCAAGCCTCTACATTAACGCTCCgttttaataaagataaaagaaatagacAGGTTGGAAAAATACtgataataaagaaaaaaaaaagtgaaatccataattgaagttttattaaataaaaatatattcttggCACTAGAAATAAAAGTCATTTATagatacttatttttatatatggaGAGTACTTTTGATTCTAATCATTATAAGTCTGAATAAAGCTGGgcttaaatttaaaagttttaacttCTATAGATGAAAATATTCCAATGAAAActaattagtaataaaattgataaatattatatataataatgaaagtaataaatattttggaatGATAAATTTATGGTCCTCCACTGAAGTAAATGCCACAGCTTCGTAGCGAATAAATTGCCCACAAATTGAAGGAAGGTGAGTTGACGTTGACATTAATTCAAAAGTATGACGGAGTGATCCTAGCAGCACCATGCGCTATCtccatttagtttttcaaaatattccCTGTAATTCTATCTATAATAATGACATctacttaatttatatttataggttaaatatttttttcttatgacttttatctaaaatataagaaaataatgatcTTTAGAAAAGATCCAGATACTCCAACTTAAATTCCTGATAGTTGTCCTATTTTTAGGTTTTTcgataactttttcttttcttaaggATGGTCCGTGACCGTGATCTGGCTATTTTGATTTCCGTTTTTGACCAATCTAACCTTGTTATGAGACTTCCATTTCGTTCAATTGTCTGGCCAAATAAGTAATTTTCACTTTCCTGCCTGTTTGAGTGTTGGATGGAGGGAGTACTGCATGATTTTATTGATGTTCATGCATTAATTACTGAGCTTAGTTTCTTTGGAATAAAGCTTGAATCTGTATTTTAAATATGGTTCAGTTGGGTTCTTTCGTTCTTCTGCATTTCTTCTTCTCCGTCCCCCAGTTTCTTACCCAAGTTTCTTAAGGTATTCCATTTCTTTGCTTTTTGTGGTTGAGTGTTtagtttttgtgttttctgAGTTTGATtctatgtttatgtttgttctttctgtttaatatttgttgttatttttttttcacagttTTGGATGTTGGgattatttatgtttgttgtCTTTTGAGTTGGTTCAGTTTGTGATTTTTAAGTTTCGTtcgtttgtttttgttgtttcagTTTTGTATGTTTTACCAAGTATGTATTCTGTGTTTTTGAGTTTAAGGAGTTATGGCATTCGTTTGTTCTTTCTGTTTAAGAGTTGTCATTAGTTTTTTTCAGTTTCTGTAGTTGGTGTTACTTACGTTGTTTGTCTTTTAACTTGGTGTTGGTTGTGTTTGTTTTCTTCTGATGGCGAGAAAACTTGATATGATCAAAGATATTGATGACAAGAAAGAAACATTGAAGCTTGCCGTTAGAGTCAAAGACTTGTGGTTTGTTCAAAACCAGGATAACAATCGTCATATGAAGTTGATTCTTTTGGATcagaaggtaatgaaattatgttattgttttatgtgttgctatttttatgctttttgttatttttcaggGTGATATGATTCCTGCAATGGTAAAAAAGGAAGATTTATGTTTGTGGGAAGAAAAATTGGTAGAGGGTCAAACCTATATAATGCATAACTTTAAGATATTGAAGAATCAAGGACAATTTCGGGTATGTGAACATCCTTACAAATTATTGTTCATTGGGGCAACAACTATAAAACAACAACCAATTTCAAGTATTCCACTGAACATTTACAACTTCAAAAGTATTGAAGATATAGTGGATGAAAATTACTATACTGATCTGGTGTATGGTATGTACATATGATGTTGCTTTTTGGAAGTTACTGTataaagattatgattttaatgagctgttattatttcttttagatATTATTGGAGTGGTTGATAATGTGAGGTGTAATCCTCAGTCGAAGAATGTTGTCTTTCATATAAGGGATTTGAGGTTAGTAATTATTTactatgttttttaatattgttgtaTTATCATTTAtgacttgatatttttaaactattgtCAAGTCGTTTACATTTCTGTAGTCATTGGGTGTACGTTGTGGGATTCATATTACTTCAAATTTATGAGTAATTGGAGGGGTGAACCAGATTCCTATCTTCTTGTCGTTATGTTGACGCAGGCTAAGATTAAGCCGTGTTCAAGTTTGTCCATTTTATTTCAgtgttttgtggtttttttttctgttgattTTGCTGTTAATTTAGGACGATGGTCAATGTCAATATCGAATTCTTGGAATGGTTCAAAGCTCTTAATGGTGAAGAATGTGGTGAGTTAGTTCGATTCAAGGAGCAATGGATAGAGTATGTGTtggtataatttaaaattctatgatattatttaacatatattgTATGGTAATGACTTAAATATTCTACTTATAGACATTTTCGCAATGAAGTTAATCCAAGTCAAGAATGTAGCCAATTGAGTTCACCGTCCCAGTATAGTGAACATgagaaatttatgtataaagcTGTTGTGCGTACGATATCTAAAATCACATGTATGAAAGAGGTAATCAGTAAGTTATTCTGGGTTTTGTAacatttttgttgaatttatgatttttttattgtgataagtttgtttttgtttgtaataGGAACAATATTGTGTTACAGTTGCAAATATTGTGATGGATGGTGTTATCCAGTATGCAATAGTTGCAggaagaagattgatgaagtAGGTCCTTTTAAGTGTGTTCTCTGTGGGTTTGATAATGAAAAGCATGGAATTAggtttgtatttatattttagatattgTTCATGTTTACATCACATGGtattaaataactaaatctTTTTGTTGCAGATATAAGTTGGAATTACAAGTTACAGATGGAGACAATTACACCAATTTTGTAATGTGGGATCAAGACTGCAATAACTTGATTGATGTATCAGTTGTTGAATTGATGAATAAAATGATTGAGGTGGTATTAGTATGTTTGGCAATTACTTGAACTAAATGGAAgtgtaaaattgtttttttattttattttaggatGGTGAAGATGATCCCAAATGTTTTCTAGAGGATTTATATGTTTTGCTAGGATGTACTCTTGCTTTTAAGGTTAGAGTTCAACTAAATAACAGATTTTCATCTGTCATGAAAGCTTCAACCAATCCTGAAACTATTGCTTCCATTAGAAGTAAACTTGATACTAAGATGGTAGATTATTATGTTGTACtcaaaagaatttatgaattCGAAATATActtaataacataatttttttactgtGATTCATATGTAGATTAAGGACTCCAGTGGTGAAGGTAAATGTGATTCGAGTACCGAATCAAACTCTAAGGGCGGACCCGAAAGAGAGGAGGTCATGTTCTTAGATTTAAATATGCtggttataaaatattttggcaCAGGTATATCTGAATCTAATATCGAAGCTGAAACGATTTCTTAGACAGAATTTGTAACATtcatttagaattattttagtagataatttgttattttaaattatgtattaactACTTTTGTTTAAATGACACGCTAAAGGATCTAAACCAGCAGGTATATGTGTTTCCACTAAGCAATCTAAAACAGTTGGGTTGATTAAAAGTGCACCTCATGGAATAAAGGTATATGTAATATCATCTATGTTttactttcttaattctaaaattttgacAGTTTACTTTTGCCGAAATGATAGCCGAAAGATTGTAGCCCCAAAGCTATATGTGGTCCCAATACCCAATCTCAAACACTTGGTTTGACTATAAGTGGTGGTCATACAAAAAAGGTAtctgtaatttttaaaattttgtacttctttcataataataaatttattggaAACTTCTTGAATGAAATTGACAGATTCAAGAGTCAAGTCCCATAGTTGTATATGGTTCCACAAAGCAATCTAAATCATCTGATGGTTCCACAAACAAATCAAAATCTGGTGGTTCCACTAAAAGTGCACCCCATACAAGAAAGGTATCTAGAGTTCAAACTCATTGTATACTTAATTTTGATACCACTATTGATTTGAAGTAagcattttatctttaaaatcagCAGATTAAAGAAACCATTGGGAAGTCAAGTTTTGATCAAATACGGAAGCTGATATGTGCATTGTAATACATAATGTATACTTATGTTAGTATCAAATGTTTTGATATTCACAAAATTAATATCATAAACAAAATTCTTTCATATGTGCAGTTGACTTTGAGTAGTTCTGCAGATCATGATCCTTATATTGACTTCTATGTTACTCCTACCAAGGAATTGTTGTTTGACTTCGAAGTTGATTGTGACCATCTGGATGATATACCAAGTGCAGAATTTTCTAGGACCAAAACTAAAAAGCGAATGAAATAGGAGAAATTGTAATGTGGACCAGTCATCTTTGTAAATACATATGGATTTTGAAGTTGTGGTGATCAAAGTTGGTGATGGTGTGTTGTATTATGGAATCCA
Encoded here:
- the LOC114163574 gene encoding uncharacterized protein LOC114163574 — protein: MARKLDMIKDIDDKKETLKLAVRVKDLWFVQNQDNNRHMKLILLDQKGDMIPAMVKKEDLCLWEEKLVEGQTYIMHNFKILKNQGQFRVCEHPYKLLFIGATTIKQQPISSIPLNIYNFKSIEDIVDENYYTDLVYDIIGVVDNVRCNPQSKNVVFHIRDLRTMVNVNIEFLEWFKALNGEECGELVRFKEQWIEHFRNEVNPSQECSQLSSPSQYSEHEKFMYKAVVRTISKITCMKEEQYCVTVANIVMDGVIQYAIVAGRRLMKYKLELQVTDGDNYTNFVMWDQDCNNLIDVSVVELMNKMIEVVLDGEDDPKCFLEDLYVLLGCTLAFKVRVQLNNRFSSVMKASTNPETIASIRSKLDTKMIKDSSGEGKCDSSTESNSKGGPEREEVMFLDLNMLVIKYFGTGSKPAGICVSTKQSKTVGLIKSAPHGIKPKDCSPKAICGPNTQSQTLGLTISGGHTKKIQESSPIVVYGSTKQSKSSDGSTNKSKSGGSTKSAPHTRKLTLSSSADHDPYIDFYVTPTKELLFDFEVDCDHLDDIPSAEFSRTKTKKRMK